A stretch of the Haloarcula ordinaria genome encodes the following:
- a CDS encoding metallophosphoesterase family protein has protein sequence MVYKSVPSNAASEWKEALKSVLYGGTLLAADAVCYAEQQRDRNDVTRKEYARLHGEHDRVTEFSGITVAEPRTEDEQYLPSGAVVPVAPESGTVLPVAVSADEVEWTISLLAEFPVEPAADTPGTGATALLEPSRVAAAKRALAADSEDVTVLFVSDTHLGFENRADNESGKEVPWIEEITSRMTFSRIADIALAQDVDAVIHTGDILDHEVGEITLDAAEAALHTLSMEGIPVYCIIGSHDHGSKHPSNPGSVDGVAWLQRQVEQGYLAELTMSPTRVADSPVDAYGISASNVGIDDVGKGLDWSFAEIAFGAATPGPNILCLHESTSLYRGQDGDVDVDELLAQSRVQFDCVLIGDEHSPKDDDFETGYAFETADGTPVHYTGPAIRLNEAYENHDAFVTELTISSDSITTARHSV, from the coding sequence GTGGTGTACAAATCGGTACCGTCGAATGCGGCGTCGGAATGGAAGGAGGCGTTGAAATCGGTGCTGTATGGTGGGACATTGTTGGCTGCTGATGCAGTGTGCTACGCGGAACAGCAACGTGATCGGAATGATGTGACGCGGAAAGAGTACGCGCGGTTGCACGGGGAGCATGACCGCGTGACGGAGTTTTCCGGAATTACTGTGGCTGAACCACGCACAGAAGACGAACAGTACCTGCCGTCTGGTGCGGTGGTACCGGTCGCACCAGAATCGGGTACGGTGCTGCCGGTTGCGGTATCGGCGGATGAGGTGGAGTGGACGATTTCGCTGCTGGCTGAGTTCCCGGTTGAACCGGCGGCTGACACTCCGGGGACGGGCGCAACTGCGTTACTGGAGCCGTCCAGAGTGGCGGCAGCGAAGCGTGCGTTGGCGGCGGATTCCGAGGATGTGACGGTGTTGTTTGTGAGTGATACGCATCTTGGGTTTGAAAACCGAGCAGACAATGAGAGCGGGAAGGAAGTCCCGTGGATTGAGGAAATTACGAGTCGAATGACGTTTTCGCGGATTGCAGACATCGCGCTGGCTCAGGATGTGGATGCGGTTATTCACACGGGGGATATCCTGGACCATGAGGTGGGGGAGATTACGCTCGACGCCGCCGAGGCGGCGTTGCACACACTGTCTATGGAGGGGATTCCAGTGTACTGTATTATCGGGTCCCATGATCACGGATCGAAGCACCCGTCTAATCCCGGGTCTGTTGATGGTGTGGCGTGGTTGCAACGGCAAGTTGAGCAGGGGTATTTGGCGGAGTTAACGATGAGTCCAACGCGAGTTGCTGACAGTCCGGTTGATGCGTACGGTATCTCTGCGAGTAACGTCGGTATTGACGATGTCGGGAAAGGACTTGACTGGAGTTTCGCAGAGATCGCGTTCGGTGCCGCTACGCCGGGGCCGAATATCTTGTGCCTGCACGAATCAACGTCGCTGTATCGAGGGCAAGATGGTGACGTTGATGTCGATGAACTACTCGCCCAATCACGCGTGCAGTTCGACTGCGTCCTCATCGGAGACGAGCACAGCCCGAAAGACGACGATTTCGAGACCGGGTACGCGTTCGAAACTGCCGACGGAACACCGGTCCACTACACTGGCCCGGCAATCCGTCTGAATGAAGCGTACGAAAACCACGACGCGTTCGTGACTGAACTCACGATTTCTTCTGATAGTATTACCACGGCGCGTCACAGCGTATAA